TTCTTTATCTCCGTCACAACAAATGATTATCTTTCCAGGAGATGATGCTTCTTGATATGCATAAGAGATAATATTGACGAGTAGCTCTTCACAGGCAAGCTCTAGCTTTAATAATTTCTCTTTTGGGAATGTTTTTAGCCGTTCTGCCCCTTTAACGAAGTCTAGCATATTGTGAAGTTCACTAAGGAGTGCCGGAAAGACTGCTTCTCCATCAGAAGAGGTCATAATATACCTGTTGAACAATAGTCTCGGCTAAATGAGCGTATAACACACGCCAGGCGCTCTTAATAGCCTCATTATGCATTTCAAATTGACCTAAGGCAAACTGTTGAGCGTTCACCATGCCTAAATCAGGTTCAAAATCAAAGGAGACTGATCTTCTTGATACACAGTCATCGACTACGACTTTCCCCGAGCGTCTGTCAATAAGTTGTACTTTCGCAGATATAGACAAACGCCCCTCACTTGAGACAATAAAGTGTCTCGGGGTCTTATCGTCAATTTTATTTGGGGCATACGTAAAACCCGTATTCTCGTCAACTTCATTCAAGAGTTGTACCTTGAGAAGATAACGAGCGCAGCTTTC
This portion of the Chlamydia crocodili genome encodes:
- a CDS encoding ATP-binding protein, with the translated sequence MTSSDGEAVFPALLSELHNMLDFVKGAERLKTFPKEKLLKLELACEELLVNIISYAYQEASSPGKIIICCDGDKEALQVTIKDNGPSFNPLTASIDIQDQLPLDERKLGGLGIFLAKNSVDEFQYERNGDSNIVHLRIHNN
- a CDS encoding LPS assembly lipoprotein LptE, translating into MRILVFVFFCLSGLGLSSCSGYTILNSSAALSDLGRSMRSEGIYLAPIDKDSLGQLTSALIYELGKRSLPIRNGESCARYLLKVQLLNEVDENTGFTYAPNKIDDKTPRHFIVSSEGRLSISAKVQLIDRRSGKVVVDDCVSRRSVSFDFEPDLGMVNAQQFALGQFEMHNEAIKSAWRVLYAHLAETIVQQVYYDLF